One genomic segment of Stenotrophomonas sp. 704A1 includes these proteins:
- a CDS encoding DUF2058 domain-containing protein has protein sequence MAKPNALQEQLLKAGLAKKSQASAAAREQAKARQGKAASTSAEVQREAERARAEKIERDRALAAERNAQARLAEQKAQAKQIITAHAVAHKGDDEYRFSDGAAIRTLLIDPKLRKALSVGVLVIVANGEGYALLPRAAAEKVRERAPEAIIVDHGQPGSTAEISTGNAEDDAYYAQFQVPDDLVW, from the coding sequence ATGGCAAAGCCCAACGCGCTGCAGGAACAATTGCTCAAGGCCGGCCTGGCCAAGAAGTCGCAGGCCAGCGCGGCGGCACGCGAGCAGGCCAAGGCCCGCCAGGGCAAGGCGGCGTCGACCTCGGCCGAGGTCCAGCGTGAAGCTGAACGCGCGCGGGCGGAAAAGATCGAGCGCGACCGCGCATTGGCTGCCGAGCGCAATGCCCAGGCCAGGCTGGCTGAACAGAAGGCGCAGGCGAAGCAGATCATCACTGCCCACGCCGTGGCCCACAAGGGCGATGACGAGTACCGCTTCAGTGACGGCGCGGCGATCCGCACCCTGCTGATCGATCCGAAGCTGCGCAAGGCTCTGTCGGTCGGCGTACTGGTCATCGTTGCCAACGGCGAAGGCTACGCGCTGCTGCCGCGCGCGGCCGCCGAGAAGGTGCGTGAACGCGCCCCCGAGGCCATCATCGTCGACCATGGTCAGCCGGGCTCGACGGCCGAGATCTCCACCGGCAATGCCGAAGACGATGCCTACTACGCCCAGTTCCAGGTGCCGGACGACCTGGTCTGGTAA
- a CDS encoding DksA/TraR family C4-type zinc finger protein, translated as MATGWAGDGAVQDQIDATVDDAIARARRQLRRGPGLEHCEECDAPIPLARRQAVPGVRLCVACQQAHDEDAQASSGYNRRGSKDSQLR; from the coding sequence ATGGCGACCGGATGGGCGGGCGATGGCGCGGTCCAGGACCAGATAGACGCCACCGTCGATGATGCGATTGCCCGCGCGCGGCGCCAGCTGCGCCGCGGACCGGGTCTGGAACACTGTGAGGAATGCGACGCGCCGATTCCGTTGGCGCGGCGCCAGGCCGTGCCCGGCGTGCGCCTGTGCGTGGCCTGCCAGCAGGCGCACGACGAGGACGCGCAGGCCAGCAGTGGTTACAACCGGCGCGGCAGCAAGGACAGCCAGCTGAGGTAA
- a CDS encoding mechanosensitive ion channel family protein: MMLSLKDHLPAWTHPWLHDLGIALQILLTLLAAWLLRVLARRLIRRFADHYTLPPEMVMGARRITSFVVYFSAVLYILSLLGASPSVLWTAFTGFAAVGAVAFFAAWSVLSNIFCTLLIFTTRPFRLHDYIEVLENGEKPGLKGRVIDVNLIYTTLQETGDGHQGTVLQLPNNLFFQRTVRRWRDPAQAPGGIQGDG; this comes from the coding sequence ATGATGTTGTCGCTGAAAGACCACCTGCCGGCCTGGACCCATCCCTGGCTGCATGACCTCGGGATCGCCCTGCAGATCCTGCTCACCCTGCTGGCCGCCTGGCTGCTGCGGGTGCTGGCGCGCCGCCTGATCCGCCGCTTCGCCGATCATTACACGCTGCCGCCGGAAATGGTGATGGGCGCACGCCGGATCACCAGCTTCGTGGTCTATTTCAGCGCAGTGCTGTACATCCTCAGCCTGCTGGGCGCGTCGCCGTCGGTGCTGTGGACGGCATTCACCGGCTTTGCCGCGGTGGGTGCGGTCGCCTTCTTCGCTGCCTGGAGCGTGCTGTCCAACATCTTCTGCACGCTGCTGATCTTCACCACGCGGCCGTTCCGCCTGCATGACTACATCGAGGTACTGGAAAACGGCGAGAAGCCGGGGCTGAAGGGACGCGTGATCGACGTCAACCTGATCTACACCACGCTGCAGGAAACCGGCGATGGCCATCAGGGTACGGTGCTGCAGCTGCCCAACAACCTGTTCTTCCAGCGCACCGTGCGCCGTTGGCGCGATCCGGCACAGGCGCCGGGCGGCATCCAGGGCGACGGCTGA
- a CDS encoding HDOD domain-containing protein translates to MRSGWWHALTGWLSRLTGDAPARLAAAPRQAVAAAAASLQGEALPAAEIAGHLQRGLHALALYPRLAGEPAAASACGLAEAVDRALQDRDWAARQLPRRPQLLPQLIQTVNDDVASARVMAAIIGQDPVLTGNLLRIANSPAYKVHERPVESLQRAVTLVGTEGVRQIISAVLVQPVMQVQCDAFPQFSAIIWEHALLASRAAADHARTVTFGDAFAAQWLGLVQGLGAALVMRQLLHEAQARQEDVEPALALQLLQQWSQPLARRVAAAWDLPEPVHQALDASAEGPLADSLRLASAAAAASLLCRHGHASQGRMLALLEQLPAAPPHALRWIWRRLHGRNVETLDEALHGEGDGPAP, encoded by the coding sequence ATGAGGTCGGGCTGGTGGCATGCCCTGACCGGGTGGCTGTCGCGGCTGACCGGGGATGCCCCGGCGCGGCTGGCGGCGGCGCCCCGGCAGGCGGTGGCGGCGGCCGCGGCCAGCCTGCAGGGCGAGGCGCTGCCCGCAGCGGAGATCGCCGGGCATCTGCAGCGTGGCCTGCATGCGCTGGCGCTGTACCCGCGCCTGGCCGGCGAGCCGGCCGCGGCCAGTGCCTGCGGCCTTGCCGAGGCGGTGGACCGCGCGCTGCAGGACCGCGACTGGGCAGCCCGGCAGCTGCCGCGTCGCCCGCAACTGCTGCCGCAGCTGATCCAGACGGTCAATGACGACGTTGCCTCGGCGCGGGTGATGGCGGCGATCATCGGCCAGGACCCGGTGCTGACCGGCAATCTGCTGCGCATTGCCAACAGCCCTGCCTACAAGGTGCACGAGCGGCCGGTGGAGAGCCTGCAGCGGGCGGTCACCCTGGTCGGCACCGAAGGGGTGCGGCAGATCATCAGCGCGGTGCTGGTGCAGCCGGTGATGCAGGTGCAGTGCGATGCCTTCCCGCAGTTCAGCGCGATCATCTGGGAGCACGCGCTGCTGGCCTCGCGGGCCGCCGCCGATCATGCACGTACGGTGACCTTCGGCGACGCCTTCGCCGCGCAGTGGCTGGGACTGGTGCAGGGCCTGGGCGCGGCGCTGGTGATGCGGCAGCTGCTGCATGAAGCGCAGGCGCGTCAGGAAGACGTGGAACCGGCGCTGGCGCTGCAGCTGCTGCAGCAGTGGTCGCAGCCGCTGGCGCGGCGGGTCGCCGCGGCCTGGGACCTGCCCGAGCCGGTCCACCAGGCGCTGGACGCCAGCGCCGAAGGGCCATTGGCCGACAGCCTGCGCCTGGCCAGCGCCGCCGCCGCGGCCAGCCTGCTGTGCCGGCATGGCCACGCCAGCCAGGGACGCATGCTGGCCCTGCTGGAACAGCTGCCGGCCGCGCCACCGCATGCGCTGCGCTGGATCTGGCGGCGCCTGCACGGGCGCAATGTGGAAACCCTGGACGAGGCGCTGCACGGCGAGGGCGACGGCCCCGCGCCGTGA
- a CDS encoding phospholipase D family protein: MSPRKPLWRRLLRIAAIIIAALLLLVLSGLLLADHLAPQARGEASHVLPLQPAQTSIDRQMVALQAAHPGQSGVAFLSDGMDAFAARAMITEHAGRSLDLQYYIWHDDLIGHLMAKALYDAAERGVRVRILLDDMNAKDKDALMMALDTHPNIEIRLYNPFRNRSGIARTLELVQRAFSVNHRMHNKSWIADGRIAIVGGRNIGEEYFSARSDVNFQDLDLVVAGPAVQQANRIFDDYWNSDAAIPIAALAFHTEAQLRLLVRESDHEAQREAARPYLQRVADSRHRQRPSPEPLHWSGDVQIVSDPPMKHRDDARDDWLVSALVQQLQSTRNKALLISPYFVPGADGLEGLTAMAGRGVQVGVVTNSLAANDVAAVHGGYMGYRVPLLKAGVHLYELKAHGPAGGSSLFGSSGASLHTKALLVDDRRGFVGSFNLDPRSAYLNTEMGVLFDDPVLGAQLRAEYLRLASPAQSWWLAVDGDDRLRWLEREPPPHWVASEPGSGPGKRWTARVISWLPLESQL, from the coding sequence ATGAGCCCGCGCAAACCCCTGTGGCGACGCCTGCTGCGCATCGCCGCGATCATCATCGCCGCCCTGCTCCTGCTGGTCCTGTCCGGTCTGCTGCTGGCCGACCACCTGGCACCGCAGGCACGCGGCGAAGCGTCGCATGTACTGCCGCTGCAGCCCGCGCAGACGTCCATCGACCGCCAGATGGTGGCATTGCAGGCCGCCCATCCGGGCCAGTCCGGCGTGGCGTTCCTGAGCGATGGCATGGACGCATTCGCGGCGCGCGCGATGATCACCGAACATGCTGGCCGCAGCCTCGACCTGCAGTACTACATCTGGCATGACGACCTGATCGGCCACCTGATGGCCAAGGCGCTGTATGACGCCGCCGAGCGCGGCGTGCGCGTGCGCATCCTGCTCGACGACATGAATGCCAAGGACAAGGATGCGCTGATGATGGCGCTGGACACGCATCCGAACATCGAGATCCGCCTGTACAACCCGTTCCGCAACCGCAGCGGCATCGCACGCACGCTGGAGCTGGTGCAACGCGCGTTCAGCGTGAACCATCGCATGCACAACAAGAGCTGGATCGCTGACGGACGCATTGCGATCGTCGGTGGCCGCAACATCGGCGAGGAGTACTTCAGCGCGCGCAGCGACGTGAACTTCCAGGACCTGGACCTGGTGGTGGCCGGGCCGGCGGTGCAGCAGGCCAACCGGATCTTCGATGACTACTGGAACAGCGACGCGGCCATCCCCATCGCCGCGCTGGCCTTCCACACCGAGGCACAGCTCCGGCTGCTGGTGCGCGAGTCGGACCACGAAGCACAGCGTGAAGCGGCGCGGCCGTACCTGCAGCGGGTGGCCGACTCACGCCATCGCCAGCGCCCGAGTCCGGAGCCGCTGCACTGGAGCGGCGACGTGCAGATCGTGTCGGACCCGCCGATGAAGCACCGCGATGATGCGCGCGACGACTGGCTGGTCAGCGCGCTCGTCCAGCAGCTGCAGTCGACGCGCAACAAGGCACTGCTGATCTCACCCTACTTCGTGCCGGGCGCTGACGGGCTGGAAGGCCTGACGGCCATGGCGGGCCGTGGCGTGCAGGTGGGTGTGGTGACCAATTCGCTGGCGGCCAACGACGTGGCCGCCGTGCACGGCGGCTACATGGGGTACCGGGTGCCGCTGTTGAAGGCCGGGGTGCACCTGTACGAACTGAAGGCACATGGCCCGGCCGGTGGCAGCAGCCTGTTCGGCAGCAGCGGCGCCAGCCTGCACACCAAGGCGCTGCTGGTGGACGACCGGCGTGGCTTCGTCGGCTCGTTCAACCTCGACCCGCGTTCGGCCTATCTCAACACCGAGATGGGCGTCCTGTTCGACGATCCGGTGCTGGGTGCGCAGCTGCGCGCGGAGTACCTGCGCCTGGCCAGCCCCGCGCAGAGCTGGTGGCTGGCCGTGGACGGCGACGACCGCCTGCGCTGGCTGGAGCGCGAGCCGCCGCCCCACTGGGTGGCCAGCGAACCCGGCAGCGGTCCCGGCAAACGCTGGACGGCACGGGTGATCAGCTGGCTGCCGCTGGAGTCACAGCTGTAG
- a CDS encoding M48 family metallopeptidase, which yields MAVLKYLTGYPEPLVAQVSDLLAQGKLGPWLQQRYPDPHEVRSDRQLYDYTQDMKDRYLRKSVPLNKVCYDNTLEVIKHALGTHTAISRVHGGRLKASREIRIATVFRQAPAAFLRMIVVHELAHLKEADHNKAFYQLCQHMEPDYLQLEFDTRLYLTELAHRGQR from the coding sequence ATGGCTGTCCTGAAGTACCTCACCGGCTACCCCGAACCCCTGGTCGCACAGGTCAGCGATCTGCTGGCGCAGGGCAAGCTCGGCCCCTGGCTGCAGCAGCGCTATCCGGATCCGCACGAGGTGCGCAGCGACCGCCAGCTGTACGACTACACCCAGGACATGAAAGACCGTTACCTGCGCAAGTCGGTGCCGCTCAACAAGGTCTGCTACGACAACACGCTGGAAGTGATCAAGCACGCCCTGGGCACGCACACGGCCATTTCCCGCGTGCACGGTGGCCGGCTCAAGGCCAGCCGCGAGATCCGCATCGCCACCGTGTTCCGGCAGGCGCCGGCCGCGTTCCTGCGCATGATCGTGGTGCACGAACTGGCACACCTGAAGGAGGCCGACCACAACAAGGCCTTCTACCAGTTGTGCCAGCACATGGAGCCGGACTACCTGCAGCTCGAGTTCGATACCCGCCTGTACCTGACCGAGCTGGCCCACCGTGGCCAGCGCTGA
- a CDS encoding RNA polymerase sigma factor, with the protein MLDTTMPAPPAANDAIDEPALVRAAASGDTAAYELLYRRHAPRVFAVLWRLCGGQQARAEDALQEAFLQAWKALPGFRFESSLSTWLHRLGVNAALMELRGRAGGRDHDSLEDVDGGLPEMAVQDGCAGTERDLERALATLPPRARAVLVLHDIEGWKHHEIADQLQMAVGSSKAQLHRARGLLRARLGDMT; encoded by the coding sequence ATGCTCGACACCACCATGCCCGCGCCGCCTGCTGCCAACGACGCCATCGACGAACCTGCCCTGGTGCGGGCAGCCGCGTCCGGCGATACCGCAGCGTACGAGCTGCTGTACCGCCGCCATGCGCCCCGGGTGTTCGCTGTGCTGTGGCGCCTGTGCGGCGGCCAGCAGGCGCGCGCCGAGGACGCGCTGCAGGAAGCGTTCCTGCAGGCCTGGAAGGCCTTGCCGGGCTTCCGTTTCGAAAGCAGCCTGTCGACCTGGCTGCACCGGCTGGGGGTCAATGCGGCGTTGATGGAGCTGCGTGGACGCGCCGGTGGCCGCGACCATGACAGCCTGGAGGACGTGGATGGCGGACTGCCGGAGATGGCGGTGCAGGATGGCTGTGCCGGCACCGAGCGCGATCTGGAACGCGCGCTGGCCACCTTGCCGCCGCGTGCGCGCGCGGTCCTGGTGCTGCACGATATCGAAGGCTGGAAACACCATGAAATCGCCGACCAGCTGCAGATGGCGGTCGGTAGTTCCAAAGCACAGCTGCACCGTGCGCGCGGTCTGTTGCGCGCACGCCTGGGAGACATGACATGA
- a CDS encoding RNA pseudouridine synthase, which produces MEPTRLDKRLAALLGIPRGEARRYIEGGWVSVDGEVVEQPQRPVDELASIVVNEQASDSKAERASMLLHKPAGVPAEALCAMVRADTRSELDASAVRPLQRHFHGLQLAASLPADDSGLVVVSQDPAALAHLQRNLGRTEQEYLVEVGEGGPERGPWLMARLQHEAGGPKVSWQSEQRLRFAGKGLTAKGLKSAVSAAGLQVLGVRRLRIGRVALGPLPAGQWRYLGSDERF; this is translated from the coding sequence ATGGAACCGACCCGCCTCGACAAACGCCTCGCCGCCCTGCTCGGCATCCCGCGCGGTGAAGCACGGCGTTACATCGAAGGCGGCTGGGTCAGTGTCGATGGCGAGGTGGTGGAACAACCGCAGCGCCCGGTGGACGAGCTCGCCAGCATCGTGGTCAACGAGCAGGCCAGCGACAGCAAGGCCGAGCGCGCCAGCATGCTGCTGCACAAGCCGGCCGGCGTGCCGGCGGAGGCGCTGTGCGCGATGGTCCGTGCCGATACCCGCAGCGAACTCGATGCCAGTGCCGTGCGTCCGCTGCAGCGGCATTTCCATGGCCTGCAGCTGGCCGCGTCACTGCCGGCCGATGACAGCGGGCTGGTGGTGGTCAGCCAGGATCCGGCGGCGCTGGCCCACCTGCAGCGCAATCTCGGCCGGACGGAACAGGAATACCTGGTCGAGGTCGGCGAAGGCGGCCCGGAGCGCGGCCCCTGGCTGATGGCGCGCCTGCAGCATGAAGCCGGCGGCCCCAAGGTCAGCTGGCAGAGCGAGCAGCGCCTGCGCTTCGCCGGCAAGGGGCTGACCGCCAAGGGCCTGAAGAGCGCGGTGAGCGCAGCCGGCCTGCAGGTGCTGGGCGTGCGCCGCCTGCGCATCGGCCGCGTCGCGCTGGGCCCGCTGCCTGCGGGGCAGTGGCGCTACCTGGGCAGCGACGAGCGGTTCTGA
- a CDS encoding Glu/Leu/Phe/Val dehydrogenase dimerization domain-containing protein: MLFETLATTGHEQVVFCHNQDAGLRAIIAIHNTTLGPALGGVRMRPYASTDDALADVLRLSRTMTYKNALAGLNVGGGKAVIIGDPKTDKTEVLFRAFGRYVDSLGGRYITAEDVGTDVNDMENIYLESQFVTGVHQVHGGSGDPAPFTAYGALQALMAAMRFKFGHEEVGKTSIAVQGLGHIGMELVKLLRDRGAKLYVTDLDSTLVDRAVSDFGAEAVKPDEIHEVNADVFAPCALEGAINADTLPRIKAKIICGTANNQLSSLEIGDELHARGILYAPDYAVNAGGVMNVSLEIDGYNRERAMRLIRSIYHNLARIFELSQRENIAPQRAADRIAESRILSIGKLKMPLGRSTPRLGNLRGG; this comes from the coding sequence ATGCTATTCGAAACCCTCGCAACCACCGGCCACGAACAGGTGGTGTTCTGCCACAACCAGGATGCCGGCCTGCGGGCGATCATCGCCATCCACAACACCACCCTGGGCCCGGCCCTGGGCGGCGTGCGCATGCGCCCCTACGCCAGCACCGATGACGCGCTGGCCGATGTGCTGCGCCTGAGCCGGACGATGACCTACAAGAATGCGCTGGCCGGCCTCAATGTCGGTGGCGGCAAGGCCGTGATCATCGGCGACCCCAAGACCGACAAGACCGAAGTGCTGTTCCGCGCCTTCGGCCGCTATGTCGATTCGCTGGGCGGCCGCTACATCACCGCCGAGGACGTCGGTACCGACGTCAACGACATGGAGAACATCTACCTGGAGAGCCAGTTCGTCACCGGCGTGCACCAGGTCCACGGCGGCTCGGGCGACCCCGCTCCGTTCACCGCCTACGGCGCACTGCAGGCACTGATGGCCGCCATGCGCTTCAAGTTCGGCCACGAGGAAGTGGGCAAGACCAGCATCGCGGTGCAGGGCCTGGGCCACATCGGCATGGAGCTGGTGAAGCTGCTGCGCGACCGCGGTGCCAAGCTGTACGTCACCGATCTGGACAGCACCCTGGTCGACCGCGCGGTGAGCGATTTCGGTGCCGAAGCGGTGAAGCCGGACGAGATCCACGAAGTGAATGCCGATGTGTTCGCACCGTGCGCGCTGGAAGGGGCGATCAATGCCGACACCCTGCCGCGGATCAAGGCGAAGATCATCTGCGGTACCGCCAACAACCAGCTGTCCAGCCTGGAGATCGGCGACGAACTGCATGCGCGCGGCATCCTGTATGCACCCGACTACGCGGTCAATGCCGGTGGCGTGATGAATGTCTCGCTGGAAATCGACGGTTACAACCGCGAGCGGGCGATGCGGCTGATCCGCAGCATCTACCACAACCTGGCACGCATCTTCGAACTGTCGCAGCGCGAGAACATCGCGCCGCAGCGCGCCGCCGACCGCATCGCCGAGAGCCGCATCCTGTCGATCGGCAAGCTGAAGATGCCGCTCGGCCGCAGCACCCCGCGCCTGGGCAACCTGCGCGGCGGCTGA
- a CDS encoding autotransporter serine protease — MERKTMGRSVLASALAMALSACGGGGGGGNVRIDPPPVTPPVTPPVTPPPASKPLEPAVDAHLAQTQARAAQATGASGRGVRIGIVDSGVTRTAAALNGRVVANLNYIDPARNNLNVDDVVGHGTAVASLAAGTAVGVWPGGIAPGAEIVSARIIADKPPADDGSGRGNSFSGPLGVAGVHQDLIRYGVKIMNNSWGGLYWTDLGTTAQVAAEYRPFIVDNGGLVVFAAGNDGRDQPSSVAALPSQRGVGGSLPAADLERGWLVATAIDPNKPGQRVDWANACGDAARYCLTAPGSAVFPEPGTDKYLWNYGTSFAAPLISGAAALVWERYPYFNNDLVRQTLLGTATDIGAPGVDAVFGYGMLDIGSAIKGPGRFDWGDVVANVDLASTGSTWGNNIAGNGGLVKRGEGSLVLTGNNSYSGATRIERGRLGLRDGAVIRSNVSIDAMGGSPLAAGLQFMPGTPRVIGNVDNAASVVLATAGTAATIEGNYTQRAGAQLVVALGVDPLRVTGTAALAGGVTVDGIVSGYVPQVGSRQGLIHADGGVSGTFTTPVATTGANGLTLLQAQYGYGSNDAWMDLTQVSVSAAASGLGASAQASALRVQSAFTALDGSATLQGSAFGAAAGALQRTAGGTSGLAAALESLSGLAHARAEASTFDSVDMARRAVAERFDRVQAAPRLRGAWQSALGEAGQGSFAGNASDSQGWMAGQDVALGSNGLLGMAFGETRSNGGSNVGGDRGRDRQAQAQLYAGWNLGRGYALAQFGTGQFQRELDRQLLLGAGAYGVSARYGGRFSSASIEGGYRFGRIGASLTPYLGASSTRLDTDGFSEQGGFGFGLRGEAARAQRSQLLAGLRGERQWGRWSMRGHAEWQQRLDRGESAWQASFVGIDAWAPLAGVNTPRGSALIGLALESAWGRNGRLSLGIDQRVGGDDARQAALRYSAGF, encoded by the coding sequence ATGGAACGTAAGACGATGGGAAGGTCGGTGCTGGCCTCGGCGCTGGCGATGGCGCTGTCGGCGTGTGGTGGCGGTGGGGGCGGCGGCAACGTGCGCATCGATCCGCCGCCGGTGACGCCGCCGGTGACACCACCGGTGACGCCGCCGCCAGCCTCCAAGCCGCTCGAGCCGGCCGTGGATGCGCATCTGGCACAGACCCAGGCGCGTGCGGCACAGGCCACCGGCGCCAGCGGACGCGGTGTGCGGATCGGCATCGTCGATTCGGGCGTGACCCGCACCGCCGCAGCGCTGAACGGCCGGGTGGTGGCCAACCTCAACTACATCGATCCGGCCCGCAACAATCTCAACGTCGACGACGTGGTCGGGCACGGCACCGCGGTGGCCAGCCTGGCCGCCGGTACGGCGGTCGGGGTCTGGCCGGGTGGCATCGCCCCCGGGGCGGAAATCGTCTCGGCGCGGATCATCGCCGATAAGCCACCGGCGGATGACGGCAGCGGCCGCGGCAATTCCTTCAGCGGCCCGCTGGGCGTGGCCGGGGTCCACCAGGACCTGATCCGCTATGGCGTGAAGATCATGAACAACTCCTGGGGCGGGCTATACTGGACCGACCTGGGCACCACCGCGCAGGTGGCCGCCGAGTACCGTCCGTTCATCGTCGACAACGGGGGCCTGGTGGTATTCGCCGCGGGCAACGACGGGCGTGACCAGCCGAGCAGCGTGGCGGCCCTGCCGAGCCAGCGCGGCGTCGGCGGTTCGCTGCCGGCGGCTGACCTCGAACGCGGCTGGCTGGTGGCCACCGCCATCGACCCCAACAAGCCGGGGCAGCGCGTCGACTGGGCCAACGCGTGTGGCGATGCCGCGCGCTATTGCCTCACCGCGCCCGGCAGTGCGGTGTTTCCGGAGCCGGGCACCGACAAGTACCTCTGGAACTACGGAACCTCGTTCGCTGCGCCGCTGATCTCCGGCGCCGCTGCACTGGTCTGGGAACGCTATCCGTACTTCAACAACGATCTGGTGCGGCAGACCCTGCTGGGTACCGCCACCGACATCGGTGCGCCCGGTGTCGATGCGGTGTTCGGCTACGGCATGCTCGACATCGGCAGTGCGATCAAGGGCCCGGGGCGTTTCGACTGGGGGGATGTGGTGGCCAACGTCGATCTGGCGTCAACCGGTTCGACCTGGGGCAACAACATCGCCGGCAATGGCGGCCTGGTGAAGCGGGGCGAAGGCAGCCTGGTACTGACCGGCAACAACAGCTACAGCGGCGCCACCCGTATCGAGCGTGGCCGCCTTGGCCTGCGCGACGGCGCGGTCATCCGTTCCAATGTCAGCATCGATGCGATGGGCGGCAGCCCGCTGGCCGCCGGCCTGCAGTTCATGCCGGGGACGCCGCGGGTGATCGGCAACGTCGACAACGCGGCCAGCGTGGTCCTGGCCACTGCCGGCACCGCCGCGACCATCGAGGGCAACTACACCCAGCGCGCCGGTGCGCAGCTGGTGGTCGCACTGGGCGTGGACCCGCTGCGGGTCACCGGCACGGCGGCGCTGGCCGGTGGCGTGACCGTCGATGGCATTGTCTCCGGCTACGTGCCGCAGGTCGGCAGCCGTCAGGGCCTGATCCACGCCGACGGTGGCGTCAGCGGTACGTTCACCACCCCTGTGGCCACCACCGGTGCCAATGGCCTGACGCTGCTGCAGGCGCAGTACGGTTATGGCAGCAACGACGCATGGATGGACCTGACCCAGGTCAGTGTGTCGGCCGCCGCATCCGGCCTTGGTGCCAGCGCGCAGGCATCGGCGCTGCGGGTGCAGTCGGCATTCACGGCATTGGATGGCAGCGCCACCCTGCAGGGCTCGGCGTTCGGCGCCGCAGCCGGTGCATTGCAGCGCACCGCAGGCGGCACCAGCGGTCTTGCCGCAGCGCTGGAGAGCCTGTCCGGGCTGGCGCACGCGCGAGCCGAAGCCTCTACCTTCGACAGCGTCGACATGGCGCGGCGGGCGGTTGCCGAACGCTTCGATCGCGTGCAGGCCGCACCGCGGCTGCGCGGCGCCTGGCAGAGCGCGTTGGGCGAGGCGGGGCAGGGCAGCTTTGCCGGCAATGCCAGCGACAGCCAGGGCTGGATGGCCGGCCAGGATGTCGCGCTCGGCAGCAACGGCCTGCTGGGCATGGCCTTCGGTGAAACCCGCAGCAATGGCGGCAGCAACGTCGGTGGCGACCGCGGCCGCGACCGCCAGGCGCAGGCGCAGCTGTATGCCGGCTGGAACCTCGGCCGCGGCTATGCACTGGCCCAGTTCGGTACCGGCCAGTTCCAGCGCGAGCTTGATCGCCAGCTGCTGCTCGGCGCCGGCGCCTACGGTGTGTCGGCGCGGTACGGCGGTCGTTTCAGCAGTGCCAGCATCGAAGGCGGTTACCGCTTCGGCCGCATCGGTGCGTCGCTGACGCCCTACCTCGGCGCCAGCAGCACCCGCCTGGATACCGACGGCTTCAGCGAACAGGGCGGCTTCGGCTTCGGCCTGCGCGGGGAGGCCGCGCGTGCACAGCGCAGCCAGTTGCTGGCCGGGCTTCGTGGCGAGCGCCAGTGGGGCCGCTGGAGCATGCGGGGCCATGCCGAATGGCAGCAGCGGTTGGATCGGGGCGAGTCGGCGTGGCAGGCCAGTTTCGTCGGCATCGATGCCTGGGCGCCGCTGGCCGGCGTGAACACACCGCGCGGCAGTGCCTTGATCGGCCTGGCGCTGGAATCGGCGTGGGGCCGCAACGGTCGCCTGAGCCTGGGCATCGATCAGCGCGTCGGCGGTGATGATGCACGCCAGGCGGCCCTGCGTTACAGCGCCGGCTTCTGA